Proteins encoded together in one Coffea arabica cultivar ET-39 chromosome 2c, Coffea Arabica ET-39 HiFi, whole genome shotgun sequence window:
- the LOC113727325 gene encoding sphingoid long-chain bases kinase 1 isoform X2 — MQKTANLSKNSSLRLTPQQSLRRMGLCSQIVTGQQTSPIVFPERRSRGKASSRADINVSDHDPAKAKGKEHRIDIGDEQSDLLGYEVFAGKLVLDKRKPSKSTDVQTSTDTSTQDAIEAKLTSKALVWGTQILSLEDVISVSYYSGLRHFTVHSYPCKKASGLSCFVKSGRSRKDFRFLASTSEEALQWVGSFADQQCYVNCLPHPLKQASDFVVNEFPPESYIKCKSPPRMLVILNPRSGRGRSSKVFHGMVEPIFKLAGFQLEVVKTNSAGHARKLAATVDFSTCPDGIICVGGDGIVNEVLNGLLSRDNQKEAISIPIGIIPAGSDNSLVWTVLGVRDPVSAAIAIVKGGLTATDVFAVEWIQGGGIHFGTTVTYFGFVSDVLELSEKYQKRFGPLRYFVAGFLKFFCLPKYNFEVEYLPASLEGTGDGKGLVDQEVIDMADLYTDIMRRSSKEGLPRASSLSSIDSIMTPSRMSGVDLDATSGSAEPSEYVRAIDPKSKRLSAGRNNTTSEPEVIHPQLPLSSTPNWPRTRSKSRTDKGWTGVTAANDTTRSSWANNAPNDKEDISSTMSDPGPIWDAEPRWDTEPNWDMENSIEFPGPKEDADVAAKREIALKSEDKWVVKKGHFLGVLVCNHSCKTVQSLSSQVVAPRAEHDDKNLDLLLVHGNGRLRLIRFFLRLQLGKHLSLPYVEYVKVKSVKVKPGKHTHKGCGIDGELFPVNGQVICSLLPDQCRLVGRTPCNT, encoded by the exons ATGCAGAAGACTGCGAATCTTTCAAAGAACAGTTCTTTGAGACTTACACCTCAGCAATCTCTTCGTCGGATGGGTCTATGTTCTCAAATAGTAACTGGACAGCAGACATCTCCAATTGTCTTTCCAGAAAGACGCAGCAGAGGAAAAGCTTCATCACGTGCCGACATCAATGTGAGCGATCATGATCCTGCGAAAGCTAAAGGGAAGGAACATAGGATCGATATTGGAGATGAACAGTCTGACTTATTAGGATACGAGGTGTTTGCTGGAAAACTGGTCTTGGATAAGAGAAAGCCAAGTAAAAGTACTGATGTACAAACTTCAACAGATACTTCAACACAGGATGCTATTGAGGCTAAGTTGACAAGTAAGGCACTGGTTTGGGGTACTCAAATCTTATCTCTTGAAGATGTGATATCG GTTTCATATTATTCTGGTCTTAGACACTTTACAGTGCATTCTTACCCATGTAAAAAAGCTTCTGGCCTTTCTTGTTTTGTGAAAAGTGGGAGAAGTCGGAAGGATTTTCGCTTCTTAGCTTCTACCTCGGAGGAAGCCCTTCAATGGGTTGGCTCATTTGCAGATCAGCAGTGTTATGTGAATTGTTTGCCTCATCCTCTGAAGCAGGCCTCAGACTTTGTTGTTAATGAATTTCCTCCAGAGTCATATATAAAATGTAAAAGTCCACCTAGAATGCTCGTGATCTTAAACCCTCGGTCAGGACGTGGTCGTTCAAGTAAAGTTTTCCACGGCATGGTTGAGCCCATATTCAAG CTTGCTGGATTTCAGCTGGAGGTGGTGAAAACAAATTCTGCTGGTCATGCAAGAAAACTTGCAGCAACTGTTGATTTCAGCACTTGCCCTgatg GTATCATATGCGTCGGGGGTGATGGAATAGTGAATGAG GTTTTAAATGGTTTACTTAGTCGAGACAACCAAAAAGAAGCAATTTCTATCCCCATTGGTATTATACCTGCTGGTTCTGATAATTCTTTGGTGTGGACTGTCCTTGGAGTTAGAGATCCAGTGTCTGCTGCTATAGCTATTGTAAAG GGAGGGCTTACTGCTACTGATGTATTTGCTGTTGAGTGGATTCAAGGTGGTGGCATTCACTTTGGGACAACTGTGACATACTTTGGTTTTGTTAGTGACG TTTTGGAACTCTCTGAAAAATATCAGAAGCGCTTTGGGCCTTTACGATATTTTGTTGCCGGCTTCCTCAAATTCTTTTGCTTGCCAAAGTACAATTTTGAAGTGGAATACTTACCAGCTTCATTAGAAGGTACTGGAGATGGTAAAGGCCTGGTTGACCAGGAAGTAATTGATATGGCAGACTTGTATACTGACATCATGAGGAGATCAAGCAAGGAGGGCCTTCCTAGAGCTTCTAGCCTATCAAGTATTGATTCAATAATGACCCCAAGCAGAATGTCTGGAGTGGACTTGGACGCTACCTCTGGTAGTGCTGAGCCATCTGAGTATGTACGTGCAATTGATCCAAAATCAAAACGGCTTTCAGCTGGAAGAAATAACACCACATCTGAACCTGAAGTTATCCATCCTCAGCTACCACTTTCTTCAACTCCCAACTGGCCTAGGACAAGGTCCAAGTCTAGGACTGACAAAGGCTGGACTGGAGTGACTGCTGCTAATGATACGACGAGATCTTCTTGGGCAAATAATGCTCCGAATGATAAAGAGGATATTTCTTCGACAATGTCAGATCCGGGTCCAATATGGGATGCAGAGCCAAGATGGGATACTGAGCCTAACTGGGATATGGAAAATTCTATTGAATTTCCAGGTCCAAAAGAAGATGCAGATGTTGCTGCCAAGAGGGAAATTGCCCTCAAGTCTGAAGATAAATGGGTCGTCAAAAAAGGTCATTTTCTTGGTGTGTTGGTGTGCAACCATTCATGTAAAACTGTTCAAAGTTTGAGTTCACAGGTGGTAGCACCAAGAGCTGAGCATGATGACAAAAACTTGGATCTATTGTTGGTTCATGGAAATGGACGGTTGAGGTTAATCAGATTCTTTTTGCGGCTACAATTGGGTAAACACCTGTCACTGCCATATGTTGAATATGTTAAG GTAAAATCAGTCAAGGTCAAACCTGGAAAGCACACACACAAAGGCTGTGGTATTGATGGTGAACTTTTCCCAGTAAATGGGCAGGTCATCTGTTCCTTACTACCAGACCAGTGCAGGCTTGTTGGTCGTACCCCTTGTAACACTTAA
- the LOC113727325 gene encoding sphingoid long-chain bases kinase 1 isoform X1, with product MQKTANLSKNSSLRLTPQQSLRRMGLCSQIVTGQQTSPIVFPERRSRGKASSRADINVSDHDPAKAKGKEHRIDIGDEQSDLLGYEVFAGKLVLDKRKPSKSTDVQTSTDTSTQDAIEAKLTSKALVWGTQILSLEDVISVSYYSGLRHFTVHSYPCKKASGLSCFVKSGRSRKDFRFLASTSEEALQWVGSFADQQCYVNCLPHPLKQASDFVVNEFPPESYIKCKSPPRMLVILNPRSGRGRSSKVFHGMVEPIFKAFSKISTMIKVFLLVFAGENSFDQEMKLAGFQLEVVKTNSAGHARKLAATVDFSTCPDGIICVGGDGIVNEVLNGLLSRDNQKEAISIPIGIIPAGSDNSLVWTVLGVRDPVSAAIAIVKGGLTATDVFAVEWIQGGGIHFGTTVTYFGFVSDVLELSEKYQKRFGPLRYFVAGFLKFFCLPKYNFEVEYLPASLEGTGDGKGLVDQEVIDMADLYTDIMRRSSKEGLPRASSLSSIDSIMTPSRMSGVDLDATSGSAEPSEYVRAIDPKSKRLSAGRNNTTSEPEVIHPQLPLSSTPNWPRTRSKSRTDKGWTGVTAANDTTRSSWANNAPNDKEDISSTMSDPGPIWDAEPRWDTEPNWDMENSIEFPGPKEDADVAAKREIALKSEDKWVVKKGHFLGVLVCNHSCKTVQSLSSQVVAPRAEHDDKNLDLLLVHGNGRLRLIRFFLRLQLGKHLSLPYVEYVKVKSVKVKPGKHTHKGCGIDGELFPVNGQVICSLLPDQCRLVGRTPCNT from the exons ATGCAGAAGACTGCGAATCTTTCAAAGAACAGTTCTTTGAGACTTACACCTCAGCAATCTCTTCGTCGGATGGGTCTATGTTCTCAAATAGTAACTGGACAGCAGACATCTCCAATTGTCTTTCCAGAAAGACGCAGCAGAGGAAAAGCTTCATCACGTGCCGACATCAATGTGAGCGATCATGATCCTGCGAAAGCTAAAGGGAAGGAACATAGGATCGATATTGGAGATGAACAGTCTGACTTATTAGGATACGAGGTGTTTGCTGGAAAACTGGTCTTGGATAAGAGAAAGCCAAGTAAAAGTACTGATGTACAAACTTCAACAGATACTTCAACACAGGATGCTATTGAGGCTAAGTTGACAAGTAAGGCACTGGTTTGGGGTACTCAAATCTTATCTCTTGAAGATGTGATATCG GTTTCATATTATTCTGGTCTTAGACACTTTACAGTGCATTCTTACCCATGTAAAAAAGCTTCTGGCCTTTCTTGTTTTGTGAAAAGTGGGAGAAGTCGGAAGGATTTTCGCTTCTTAGCTTCTACCTCGGAGGAAGCCCTTCAATGGGTTGGCTCATTTGCAGATCAGCAGTGTTATGTGAATTGTTTGCCTCATCCTCTGAAGCAGGCCTCAGACTTTGTTGTTAATGAATTTCCTCCAGAGTCATATATAAAATGTAAAAGTCCACCTAGAATGCTCGTGATCTTAAACCCTCGGTCAGGACGTGGTCGTTCAAGTAAAGTTTTCCACGGCATGGTTGAGCCCATATTCAAG GCTTTTAGCAAGATTAGCACTATGATTAAGGTTTTTCTACTGGTTTTTGCTGGAGAGAATAGCTTTGATCAAGAAATGAAG CTTGCTGGATTTCAGCTGGAGGTGGTGAAAACAAATTCTGCTGGTCATGCAAGAAAACTTGCAGCAACTGTTGATTTCAGCACTTGCCCTgatg GTATCATATGCGTCGGGGGTGATGGAATAGTGAATGAG GTTTTAAATGGTTTACTTAGTCGAGACAACCAAAAAGAAGCAATTTCTATCCCCATTGGTATTATACCTGCTGGTTCTGATAATTCTTTGGTGTGGACTGTCCTTGGAGTTAGAGATCCAGTGTCTGCTGCTATAGCTATTGTAAAG GGAGGGCTTACTGCTACTGATGTATTTGCTGTTGAGTGGATTCAAGGTGGTGGCATTCACTTTGGGACAACTGTGACATACTTTGGTTTTGTTAGTGACG TTTTGGAACTCTCTGAAAAATATCAGAAGCGCTTTGGGCCTTTACGATATTTTGTTGCCGGCTTCCTCAAATTCTTTTGCTTGCCAAAGTACAATTTTGAAGTGGAATACTTACCAGCTTCATTAGAAGGTACTGGAGATGGTAAAGGCCTGGTTGACCAGGAAGTAATTGATATGGCAGACTTGTATACTGACATCATGAGGAGATCAAGCAAGGAGGGCCTTCCTAGAGCTTCTAGCCTATCAAGTATTGATTCAATAATGACCCCAAGCAGAATGTCTGGAGTGGACTTGGACGCTACCTCTGGTAGTGCTGAGCCATCTGAGTATGTACGTGCAATTGATCCAAAATCAAAACGGCTTTCAGCTGGAAGAAATAACACCACATCTGAACCTGAAGTTATCCATCCTCAGCTACCACTTTCTTCAACTCCCAACTGGCCTAGGACAAGGTCCAAGTCTAGGACTGACAAAGGCTGGACTGGAGTGACTGCTGCTAATGATACGACGAGATCTTCTTGGGCAAATAATGCTCCGAATGATAAAGAGGATATTTCTTCGACAATGTCAGATCCGGGTCCAATATGGGATGCAGAGCCAAGATGGGATACTGAGCCTAACTGGGATATGGAAAATTCTATTGAATTTCCAGGTCCAAAAGAAGATGCAGATGTTGCTGCCAAGAGGGAAATTGCCCTCAAGTCTGAAGATAAATGGGTCGTCAAAAAAGGTCATTTTCTTGGTGTGTTGGTGTGCAACCATTCATGTAAAACTGTTCAAAGTTTGAGTTCACAGGTGGTAGCACCAAGAGCTGAGCATGATGACAAAAACTTGGATCTATTGTTGGTTCATGGAAATGGACGGTTGAGGTTAATCAGATTCTTTTTGCGGCTACAATTGGGTAAACACCTGTCACTGCCATATGTTGAATATGTTAAG GTAAAATCAGTCAAGGTCAAACCTGGAAAGCACACACACAAAGGCTGTGGTATTGATGGTGAACTTTTCCCAGTAAATGGGCAGGTCATCTGTTCCTTACTACCAGACCAGTGCAGGCTTGTTGGTCGTACCCCTTGTAACACTTAA